In Corynebacterium ulcerans, one genomic interval encodes:
- a CDS encoding Rv3654c family TadE-like protein gives MKNLQLLVRNQDGNATVLGAGIMAALSAVLLCFVVIANPVLDQHTAQNAADLSAIAGAAAAAQGLNACEESQRIAVLNGAVLIDCTHAYEDVITEAKVDRQTAKARAGPL, from the coding sequence ATGAAAAATCTTCAACTGCTTGTACGCAATCAAGACGGAAATGCAACAGTTTTGGGAGCTGGAATAATGGCGGCACTCTCTGCTGTGCTGCTCTGCTTTGTAGTAATCGCCAACCCTGTTTTAGATCAGCACACCGCCCAAAACGCGGCAGACCTTTCTGCGATCGCAGGAGCGGCCGCCGCAGCGCAAGGCTTGAACGCCTGTGAAGAATCCCAAAGAATAGCGGTACTCAACGGCGCAGTCCTCATCGACTGCACGCATGCCTACGAGGACGTCATCACCGAAGCCAAAGTGGACAGACAAACGGCGAAAGCGCGAGCGGGGCCCTTATAA